One Thiocapsa rosea genomic window carries:
- a CDS encoding ISNCY family transposase, which translates to MRNVIDPQLKLGEEDIAAIALDLRSRDDIPQLLRGLQHIYTLPQLREPVFAILAEVRPPGGGEDGKARPETGRPGLSQWAILVLGVLRLGLNTDYDRILELANQHTTLRKMLGHADWADDTTYSLQTLKDNLSLFTPELLDRINQAVVDAGHTLVETRPDEPLAVRCDSFVVETHVHYPTDINLLCDAVRKAIETSAGLCEDAGLSDWRQSAYNVRCLKKAYRRAQALKRSTAQDPDKRAARRVEIEAAHAAYLELAGGFLMRARETRIRLHLIAALPDVQLAPLDAFIAHGERQIDQIRRRVLCGQTIPHAEKVFSIFQPHTEWISKGKAGVPVELGLRVAIVEDQHGFILHHRVMERITDDQVAVPLVEETVERFPTVASASMDKGFHSPANQRGLAEVIDFPVLPKKGKCSAVEREREGDPRFIHLRRKHSAVESAINALEVHGLDRCRDHGIDGFKRYVALAVVARNIQRIGALLLAREAEDARRERERQRRRRAA; encoded by the coding sequence ATGCGCAACGTCATCGATCCGCAATTGAAACTCGGCGAGGAGGATATCGCCGCCATCGCGCTGGATCTGCGCTCGCGCGACGACATCCCGCAATTGCTGCGCGGACTGCAGCACATCTACACCCTCCCGCAACTGCGCGAACCCGTGTTCGCGATCCTCGCCGAGGTGCGCCCGCCGGGCGGCGGCGAGGACGGCAAGGCGCGCCCCGAGACCGGCCGACCCGGTCTGTCGCAGTGGGCGATCCTGGTGCTCGGGGTGCTGCGCTTGGGGCTCAATACCGACTACGATCGGATTCTCGAGCTGGCCAACCAGCACACCACCCTGCGCAAGATGCTCGGTCATGCCGACTGGGCCGACGACACGACCTACAGCCTGCAGACGCTCAAGGACAACCTGAGCCTGTTCACGCCCGAGCTGCTCGACCGCATCAACCAAGCGGTCGTGGATGCCGGCCATACGCTGGTCGAAACCCGTCCGGACGAGCCCCTCGCGGTGCGGTGTGACTCCTTCGTGGTCGAGACCCACGTGCATTACCCCACCGACATCAACCTGCTCTGCGACGCCGTGCGCAAGGCCATCGAAACCAGCGCCGGGCTGTGCGAGGACGCCGGCCTGAGCGATTGGCGGCAAAGCGCCTACAACGTGCGCTGCCTGAAGAAAGCCTATCGGCGGGCGCAAGCCCTCAAGCGCTCCACCGCGCAGGATCCGGACAAACGGGCCGCACGACGTGTCGAGATCGAAGCGGCCCATGCCGCCTATCTGGAGTTGGCCGGCGGCTTTCTGATGCGGGCGCGCGAGACGCGCATCCGCCTGCACCTGATCGCGGCGCTGCCGGACGTCCAGCTCGCGCCGCTGGATGCCTTCATCGCCCACGGCGAGCGGCAGATCGACCAGATCCGCCGCCGCGTGCTGTGCGGACAGACCATCCCGCATGCCGAGAAGGTCTTCTCGATCTTCCAGCCCCACACCGAGTGGATCAGCAAAGGCAAGGCCGGCGTGCCGGTGGAGCTGGGTCTGCGCGTGGCGATCGTCGAAGACCAGCACGGCTTCATCCTGCACCATCGGGTCATGGAGCGCATCACCGACGATCAGGTCGCCGTTCCCTTGGTGGAGGAGACCGTGGAGCGCTTCCCGACGGTCGCCAGCGCGAGCATGGACAAGGGCTTTCACAGCCCCGCCAACCAACGCGGGTTGGCCGAGGTGATCGACTTTCCGGTGCTGCCGAAGAAGGGCAAGTGCTCGGCGGTGGAGCGCGAACGCGAAGGCGATCCGCGCTTCATCCACCTGCGCCGGAAACACTCCGCCGTGGAGTCCGCCATCAACGCGCTGGAGGTCCACGGGCTCGACCGCTGTCGCGATCACGGGATCGACGGCTTCAAGCGCTATGTCGCCTTGGCAGTGGTGGCGCGCAACATCCAGCGCATCGGCGCGCTGCTGTTGGCGCGGGAGGCCGAGGACGCGCGACGCGAGCGGGAACGACAGCGCCGACGACGCGCGGCTTGA